tattatttttaaaattataaattagtttttaattatatagtgatatatcataataatatccatgaattattagttatcaaataaataatttgatggaaaaaaatacaaaacaattgttaatctttgatttggaagcagTATAAAAGGGGAAAAAAGCTCAAACTTCACATAATACCAACACATAACAATACGTCAAAGTTCAAGCATCAactaattcacaataaaagtttaaattcattatcaaagtattaaaccaaactcaatccaatatataaccaaagtttaaaattgaaattacaaatcaaactgGGTCAATCGGTCTAACCACCAAGTCAATTGGTCCGACCGCCGGGTTAATCGGTCCGACCGCCGGGTCAACCTGTCTAACCACCGGGTCAAAGCGGGTCAAGGCAGGTCAGAACGGGTTGATTGCATAACCGGTCTAATTAAAGACCCGGACCGGTTGAAGcaccgggtcaaccggtttGACCGCCAGACTGGTCCGGGTCTGATAACTATGCTTCTAAggtataaaaatgaaaaatgtatgtttgagatttattattaatatatatatatatatatattagtttaaatCATCTACATATTAACACATATGGTTGTtcactaaaaataattattttatagttGTTGGATAATGatcaaatgattatttttttatatcaatattatgtatatttactatttatgaTTACTATATACACTATATAACATTGTTTGGTGTTGATTAATACTGTTTATGAATGGATCGTAGTCGTTGGATAACAATCTAACGAATAGTATGGATGctcatatatttcaaatttaaagacaTTCTTGAATGATgggtcctctatatatatatacaaatgaacTTGTGATTTATTGGTATAAAGTTTTTTACACTGgataattttttagaaaagatCCAAAATCAAATCTTAAAATTCCTTGGGTTGATATATTAATTCTATCAGTACATGTTCTTTTAAATTAGTGGTGCTTGGCACTTTTATGTCAATATATATACTTTCCTACATGCAATTTAGCTGCTAAACTAGCATTTTAGGAAaccacaataaaacaaaaaaacaaaagtattttatattataataacaattatttaaaaaaaaaaattagaagtaaattatagatattttatttaaaataaaatgactacATTTCTAGACAGGCTGTGATGCCAGACGATGTCTTCCACGTGTTTAGACTATTATCTACTTTCTgtttctctattttattttctgtattttgttCCTTTCACTTTTAGTGAGAGGATTTTCGTCTTTGTACTTTCGTCTTTCCTTTCAATATATTAgtagtttatttaatttttttaaaaaataaaaaataaaaataaaaaaaaaataaaaggtcaCATTTGTTCTCAATCTATTTCAAGCAAGATCCCACAAACTCAAAAAAGCAGCAACAAAGATTAAAAGTAGGGACAAAAGACAGGCTTTTTACAATTCaagcatccaaaaatacatcatcatataaatagaataataaatgaattaaattaacttaaaaattaattaattaaaaccaaaaagttGTGGGGGTTAATAAAATAGGAAGGAGGAAGAGGTCTCCTCTTGttctttcttaatttcttttttccattcCTTCTGTCACTCTGCTGATCAAGGCCATCACCCAAATATTCTCCCTCAAAGGTGAAATCTTTGATCTTTCTCTTTGTGTTTTTTGACCATGAGATTGTTTCTGGATCATTAattgtttcatttgttttggttaattgaatccttgttttgtttctcttgtttATATTGCGTGTCCAAATATGTTTTCATAGATTTTGAGTCTTGACTGGTTGGCGTGTGGCATGGCATGATGGAGTCTTCTCCTTCATGTATTTAAACCCTTGTATCCATGTATTTAAACCCTTGTTCATATGCGAACTCTGAGAAAAAGATTTGATTTTGCTGAGTGATTTCATATTTCTGTGTCTTTTCTGCAGGAACTCATCATCTTTTTCTGGTAAAATTCCTCTTTTTCTGAGTTGTTGTGTTGTtacttttatatatgaaaagatgTGATCTTTCTTGTGCTTGAATTTAATATTGGCAAAGtttcttgtgatttttattgctttgaggtgtttgtttgttgaatgatatGTTGTTGTACTTCAGATAAAAGAGGGTGAAAAAGGGGGGAGGGCAACAAGAATTTAGAGGAATGGATGAGAATTGGAGTTCAAGGTATTGGTGTCATATGTGCTCACAAATGGTGAGCCCAATCATGGGGATGGAAATCAAGTGTCCTTATTGTGATAGTGGTTTTGTAGAAGAGATGCAATCAAGGGGAAATATCAGTGATGCTAACACTGAATTAGGCTCAGATAGAGATAGAGCTCTATCTTTATGGGCTCCGATACTTTTCAGACTTATGAACAACCAGTATCGGCATCGGCGTGCTCGTAGAGAAGGtggtgaggaagaagaaggaagccATGAGAATGAGGAGGAAGAGTTGCAGCCTGTTCTTCGAAGACGGAGGAGGAGCTTGGCGATAATTCAAGTGCTTCAAGGTCTCCGGGACGGTGTGAGACCGGAAAGTGATATGCCGGAGAGTGAGAATGAAAGAGATGGACAAAGAGTCATACTTCTTAATCCTTTCAATCAAGCAATTGTACTTCAGGGATCAATTGATGGTAATCAGAGTAATGAGCATGAATTGAGGAACAATGGCATTGGTGCATCAATAGGGGATTACTTCATTGGTTCTGGATTGGATGTTTTGTTGCAGCATTTGGCGGAGAATGACCCGAGTCAGTACGGGACGCCACCGGCCCAGAAGAAGGCAGTAGAGGCTATGCCGACGGTGAAGGTAGAGGAGTGTATGAGTTGTTCGGTTTGTTTGGAGGATTTGGAAGTAGGAATGGAAGCTAAGGAGATGCCTTGCAAGCATAAGTTTCACAGTAGATGTATATTGCCGTGGCTTGAGCTTCATAGTTCGTGTCCTGTTTGCAGGTTTCAGATTCCAGCAGAAGAGTCGAAGAATGTGAATGAAGCAGAAAATGCCAGGAGAGTAGAGAGTGGTACCGGCAGTGGTGGAAACGGGAGGAGGTTTTGGATCCCGGTACCGTGGCCTTTCAGTGGTTTGTTCTCTACATCTGGGCAGCAGGGCTCAGGGAATTCTTCGTCGGCTTCATCCTCGTCGACAACAAATGGAAGTATTAACAACAACAGCTCTAATGTTGATGAGAATTGAGGTTGGGGTGTTCACTGGTTTAAATTGTTTTGCTTTTAAGTTGATTGGAACCATCTTGTACAGTATTTcagttattaacttattattacTGAATTTGGGTGCTGGAAGTATAAACAGAGTATGCTCTgctttgttttgaatttatctgctgatttgtttttttgtactTGAAAGTTATTGTTACTACCAATTCATCCAACCAAAGTAAAATATTCTCAGATGATGAACAATGAAGCATGATCAACCCtgctaaaattttcaattaaaatttcacAAATCTATTTGCTCATAAAGAAAACAATGTGcctcaataaaataaatgttatgtAATTGACTGAACTATAATTCTtcacatcattgaagaaaacATAACGTGCTAAGGTTTGAAAGCAAAAGAAAGGGTGTGACAGACACTCCAAAATAGCAAACAAAAAACTTGGGGGACTGCAAGAACTTGCTAAACAAAATTGccccttgaaaaaaaaaaattcggcTAGGCATGGTTGTCACTTGACTGTCAAAATCTTGATCACGGATGAAGCCCCTACACGGTGCAATGCCACGACAGCATCCCCTGACTTGCAGAGCCCAATGGATTTCCCGTGCTGCATGGCAAATTCCAGGGCTTCTTCTGTCGACTCAGAATGTGATGCTCTTGCACTTC
The DNA window shown above is from Dioscorea cayenensis subsp. rotundata cultivar TDr96_F1 chromosome 12, TDr96_F1_v2_PseudoChromosome.rev07_lg8_w22 25.fasta, whole genome shotgun sequence and carries:
- the LOC120273081 gene encoding E3 ubiquitin-protein ligase SIRP1 — its product is MDENWSSRYWCHMCSQMVSPIMGMEIKCPYCDSGFVEEMQSRGNISDANTELGSDRDRALSLWAPILFRLMNNQYRHRRARREGGEEEEGSHENEEEELQPVLRRRRRSLAIIQVLQGLRDGVRPESDMPESENERDGQRVILLNPFNQAIVLQGSIDGNQSNEHELRNNGIGASIGDYFIGSGLDVLLQHLAENDPSQYGTPPAQKKAVEAMPTVKVEECMSCSVCLEDLEVGMEAKEMPCKHKFHSRCILPWLELHSSCPVCRFQIPAEESKNVNEAENARRVESGTGSGGNGRRFWIPVPWPFSGLFSTSGQQGSGNSSSASSSSTTNGSINNNSSNVDEN